The genomic region GTTCAACGAGGTGTTCATCGACGGGGCACGCGTCCCCGACAGCCACCGCGTCGGGGACGTCAACGACGGCTGGCGAGTCAGCGCGTCGACGCTGTCCAGCGAACGACAGATGGTCTCCGGCTCAGGGTCCGGGGGGATGGGCCGGCTCGGTGGCTCCAGTGCCGAGCAGTTGATCACGCTGGCCCGACGAACCGGCCGGTGGGACGACCCGGTCGTCCGGAACAAGGTGATGCGACTGTGGGCGCAGGAGCAGATTCGCGGCTGGACCAATGCGCGCGTCCGCGCCGCGCTGTCGGCGGGCCAATCGCCGGGGCCGGCCTCGTCGATCGGCAAGGTTCACCAAGCCACCCTGAACCAGCAGATCCAGGACCTCATGGTCGACCTGCTCGGCACCGCGGCGGTGGCATGGCCGGTCACCGAGGACCCCGACATCCTGCCGCGCGAGGTGCAGGGCATGATGCGCAGCCTCGCCAACGGCACCGAAGGCGGCACCACCGACATCAACAAGAACATCCTCGGCGAGCGCGTCCTCGGGTTACCGAAGGAGCCAGACCCCTGGAAGGGGAAGCCCTGGAACGAGATTCCACGCTCATGACCGCCTACCAACGCTTGGTCGTCGACAAGGCCGACGGCATCGGCTGGCTGATCTTGAACCGGCCCGACGCCGGGAACGCCTTCGACGCGCTGATGCTCGACGAACTCGAAGCCGCCTGGGCCGATCTGGACGCCGACCCCGAGGTGCGCGTGATCGTCAACACCGCCGGCGGCACGGCGTTCTGCACGGGGATGGACGTGGTGCAGGTGGCCCGGGACAAGGCCGCCATGCGCCGCCATTCGCGCCGGACACGTGACGCCGAGTTGAAGATCTCGTCGTGGCACTGCGGCGTCTGGAAACCGGTGATCGCCGCGGTCAACGGAGTCTGCGCGGGCGGGGGCCTGCACCTGGTCGCCGACGCCGACATCGTCATCGCCGCCGAAGACGCATCGTTCGTCGACCCGCACGTATCGGTGGGACAGGCGGTTGCGTACGAGGCGATCACGTTGCTACGCAAGTCTGCGATGGAGGCGATACTGCGAATGACGTTGTCGGGCAGAGGCGAGCGGATCTCAGCACACCGGGCCTACGAACTGGGCATCGTGTCCGAGGTCGTGGCGGCAGATCAGTTGCGCAGTACCGCAGGCCGGTTGGCCGCCGCGATCGCCACCAACTCCCCCACCGCCATGCGGGTCACCAAGCAGGCGCTGTGGCGCTCGCTGGAGATGGGACTCAGCGACGCAAGAAGCGCTGCCGCCGAGGAGATCTGGCGGCTGCGCAACCATCCCGACCATGGTGAAGGCGTGCGTGCCTGGCGCGAGAAGCGCCCGGCACGGTGGCAGACCTTGGAGGTGTGATGACCTACCAGAGGCTCATCGTGGAGCGGCACGGCCCGGTGGGCTGGATCATCAACAACCGTCCTGACCGGCTCAACGCCTACGACGCCGTCATGCGCGAGGAGTTTCCCAGAGCCTGGGCTGATCTGGACTCCGATCCCGACGTCCGCGTCATCGTGCACACCGGCAACGGCAGGGCGTTTCAGGTCGGCGCGGACGTCGAGGAACTCGACGGCGAAGCGGTGCTGCAGTTCCAGGAAACGATGCGCACCCTGGACCTGAAGCTGACGGCCTGGCACTGCAACGTCGGCAAGCCGGTGATCACCGCGGTCAACGGGATCTGTGCGGGCGGCGGGCTGCATTGGGTTGCCGACGCCGATGTGGTCATCGCGTCGTCGAATGCCGGCTTTGTCGACCCGCACGTGTCCATCGGCCAGGTCAGCGCGTTGGAGACCATTGCGCTGATGCGCAAGATGCCCGCAGAGGCGGTGTTGCGGATGGCGCTTGTCGGCAGCCATGAACGGCTGAGCGCGCAACGCGCGTACGAGCTCGGCATGATCAGCCAGGTCGTCGATCCACCTGAGAAGCTCCGCGAGGTCGCCCAGGAACTGGCGGAGAAGATCGCGCGGAACTCCCCCGCCGCGATGCGCGCGACCAAACGGGCGCTGTGGGGCGCGCTCGAGTACGGACTGACCGACGCGTGCCGGGCCGGCGCCAAGCATCTGACCTCGATGTGGGGACACCCGGACCAGAATGAGGGACCGCTGGCCTTCGCCGACAAGCGGACGCCGAAATGGCAGCCACTGGAGCCGGACTCATGAGCCTCGCCGACCTGCTCGACGGCCTGCCCGCCACCGCCGTACACACCTTGACCGTCGATGTCGCACGCGACGAGCTGATCGCGGGTGCGCATACGTTGAGCGCGCTGCTCACCGACACCGGATTGGCGACCGGACAGGTGGTTGCGGCGATGCTGCCCAACGACGCCACCACGGTGGCCGCATTGTTCGGCACGTGGCGCGCCGGGGGCGTCTACACACCACTGAATCCCAGGGCCGCCGACGCGGAGGTCGCCTCTCAACTCGCGACGCTGCGACCCACCGCGGTGATCACGACAAGCGAACTGGCCGGCCGCTTCTCGTCATTCACCGGGCGTGTGATCACCGGCGCTGATCTGGCCTGGACATGCGCCGGCGAGGCCGACGCGCCTGCCGATCCGAGGCAATACGACGCCGACGTGGCCCTGCTCCAGTTCACCTCCGGGACGACGGGGCCGCCGAAACCGGTCCCGCTGCGCCACGCGACCGTGCTCGACCTGATCGACCGGCTGCTGGCCAAGCTGCGTGGTACCAGAAGCGGCGCAGCGACCGATCGAGCGCCGATGCCGAACCTGGTGCCGCTGTCCCTGTCGCTGTGGGCCGGGATCTATCAGGTGCTGTTCGCGTTCCGGGCGGGCTCCGGCGTGGTGCTCATGGACAAGTTCTCGCCCACCGACTTCGCCGCGCTGGTCAAGCGTCATCAGCTGCGTTCGACGGTGTTGCCGCCCGCGGCGCTGACCATGGTGCTGCACGACGAGTCGGTCACCGACCTGGCACCGTTGCGGATCGTGCGTTCGATCACGGCACCGCTGTCACCGGTGCAGGCGGCCCGGTTCCGCGACAAGTTCGGCGTCATCGTCCTGAACTCCTATGGCCAGACCGAACTCGGCGGCGAGGTCGTCGGGTGGTCGGCCGCCGATGCGCGCGAATGGGGGGAGACCAAACTCGGCTCGGTAGGGCGTCCGCTGCCGGGCATCGATGTCACGATCGTCGACGACGAGGTGATGGTGCGCACCCCGACGACAGCCGCCCGCAAGATCGACCCCGCATTTCTCGACCGGCTCACCGACGACGGCTGGTTCCACACCGGCGACCTCGGCTGGTTCGACGAGGACGGATTTCTGTGGCTCGACGGGCGCGTCTCGGACATGATCAACCGCGGCGGGCTCAAAGTCTTTCCCGGCACGGTCGAGGACGTGCTTCTCGCCGCCGACGGGGTGCGTGAGGCCGCGGTCGTCGGCGTTCCCGACGAACGCGTCGGTGAAGTACCGTGGGCCTTCGTCGCGCGTCACACCGATGACGTGTCCGAGGACGATCTGATCGGGTGGTGCCGGGAACGCCTGACCCCCTACCGTGTTCCAGTGCGCGTCGTTTTCGTAGAACGCTTGCCGCGCAACGACATCGGCAAGGTCGTGAAGCGTGACCTCGCCGCGATGGCCGACACGTGACCATCATCGTCGTCGACCCAGCTGAAACGCTCTTCGATGCACTTCGGCAGGTGTTCGGCAATGTCGTCGCCATCGACGCTCACGCCGCAGCCGACGACATCATGTGGGAGACGCTGGACGCCCTGAAGACGGCGCACTCCTCGATGGCATCGGGTGGTCGCGTTGTCGTCATCCTCCCGACCATCGGGATCGCGGGCGCAGCCGGTTTGGTGGACTACACCACCGCGGTCGAAGGCATCCGGGCGATGGCCAAATCGGCAGCTCGGCAGTGGGCGTCGGAACGAATCGGGGTCAACATGATCGCCGTTCCCCTGAAACTGTTCGCGGCTGATGGCGATACGTCCCACTTGACCGCCGCCGCGGTGCGAAACGACGAAGCGTTGATCGATTCCATCGTCGAGACCGCCGGGTTCCTTCTGCGCGACGACCTCACCGACCTGACGGGCGACACGGTCATCGTCGACGGTGGTTCGGTGATGCTGCCGTGAACCTCGATGGCCTCACCGCGCTAGTGACGGGCGCCGGCGGCGGAGTCGGTCGCGGTATCGCGCTGGCACTGGCCGCCGAGGGGGCCCACGTCATCGTCGCCACCCGCTCCGAGACCGGACAGGCGGTGGCGGACGAGATCGCCGCACGGGGTGCTCACGCGACCTGGGCGCGCTGCGATGTCACGGATCAGGCTGCGGTCGTCGCCGTCGCACTCGCCACCGCGACAACCGGGCGACTCGATGCCGTCGTGCACAACGCCACAAGCAATTCGTCGAGCCAACCGCATCGACTGGCTGACGTGGACCGCGCGCTGTGGGAGGACCATTTCTCGGTGTCGCTGGGCGGTGCTCACCACTGCGCGACCGCGGCGTTTCCGGCACTCAGCCAGCGCGGCGGCACCTTCCTCGTCATGACGTCGCCGGCCGGCATCGAAGGCAGCGCCACGCTGCCGCTGTACGCCACGATGAAGGGCGCGCTGCGTGGCTTCGCCAAGAGCCTGGCCAGGGAGTGGGCCCCGCATCGCATCACCGTGAACGTCGTGTCACCGCTGGCCTACTCGCCCGCGATGACGGCGGCCATCGCGGCAGAACCC from Mycobacterium sp. IDR2000157661 harbors:
- a CDS encoding enoyl-CoA hydratase/isomerase family protein, whose amino-acid sequence is MTAYQRLVVDKADGIGWLILNRPDAGNAFDALMLDELEAAWADLDADPEVRVIVNTAGGTAFCTGMDVVQVARDKAAMRRHSRRTRDAELKISSWHCGVWKPVIAAVNGVCAGGGLHLVADADIVIAAEDASFVDPHVSVGQAVAYEAITLLRKSAMEAILRMTLSGRGERISAHRAYELGIVSEVVAADQLRSTAGRLAAAIATNSPTAMRVTKQALWRSLEMGLSDARSAAAEEIWRLRNHPDHGEGVRAWREKRPARWQTLEV
- a CDS encoding enoyl-CoA hydratase/isomerase family protein: MTYQRLIVERHGPVGWIINNRPDRLNAYDAVMREEFPRAWADLDSDPDVRVIVHTGNGRAFQVGADVEELDGEAVLQFQETMRTLDLKLTAWHCNVGKPVITAVNGICAGGGLHWVADADVVIASSNAGFVDPHVSIGQVSALETIALMRKMPAEAVLRMALVGSHERLSAQRAYELGMISQVVDPPEKLREVAQELAEKIARNSPAAMRATKRALWGALEYGLTDACRAGAKHLTSMWGHPDQNEGPLAFADKRTPKWQPLEPDS
- a CDS encoding SDR family oxidoreductase — translated: MTIIVVDPAETLFDALRQVFGNVVAIDAHAAADDIMWETLDALKTAHSSMASGGRVVVILPTIGIAGAAGLVDYTTAVEGIRAMAKSAARQWASERIGVNMIAVPLKLFAADGDTSHLTAAAVRNDEALIDSIVETAGFLLRDDLTDLTGDTVIVDGGSVMLP
- a CDS encoding SDR family NAD(P)-dependent oxidoreductase gives rise to the protein MNLDGLTALVTGAGGGVGRGIALALAAEGAHVIVATRSETGQAVADEIAARGAHATWARCDVTDQAAVVAVALATATTGRLDAVVHNATSNSSSQPHRLADVDRALWEDHFSVSLGGAHHCATAAFPALSQRGGTFLVMTSPAGIEGSATLPLYATMKGALRGFAKSLAREWAPHRITVNVVSPLAYSPAMTAAIAAEPAMEDRLSRRIPLGRIGDPEHDIGSAVAFLVGPSARYVTGQTLGVDGGHYTNL
- a CDS encoding class I adenylate-forming enzyme family protein produces the protein MSLADLLDGLPATAVHTLTVDVARDELIAGAHTLSALLTDTGLATGQVVAAMLPNDATTVAALFGTWRAGGVYTPLNPRAADAEVASQLATLRPTAVITTSELAGRFSSFTGRVITGADLAWTCAGEADAPADPRQYDADVALLQFTSGTTGPPKPVPLRHATVLDLIDRLLAKLRGTRSGAATDRAPMPNLVPLSLSLWAGIYQVLFAFRAGSGVVLMDKFSPTDFAALVKRHQLRSTVLPPAALTMVLHDESVTDLAPLRIVRSITAPLSPVQAARFRDKFGVIVLNSYGQTELGGEVVGWSAADAREWGETKLGSVGRPLPGIDVTIVDDEVMVRTPTTAARKIDPAFLDRLTDDGWFHTGDLGWFDEDGFLWLDGRVSDMINRGGLKVFPGTVEDVLLAADGVREAAVVGVPDERVGEVPWAFVARHTDDVSEDDLIGWCRERLTPYRVPVRVVFVERLPRNDIGKVVKRDLAAMADT